In Haliaeetus albicilla chromosome 12, bHalAlb1.1, whole genome shotgun sequence, a genomic segment contains:
- the KLHL25 gene encoding kelch-like protein 25, protein MSVSVHENRKSRTSTGSMNILLFHKASHPDCVLSHLNTLRKHCMFTDVTLWAGNRSFPCHRAVLAASSRYFEAMFSNGLRESLDDEVNFHDSLHPEVLELLLDFAYSSRIIINEENAESLLEAGDMLQFHDVRDAAAEFLEKNLYPSNCLGMMLLSDAHQCRRLYELSWRMCLVNFETVHKSEDFNNLSKDTLLDLISSDELEIEDEEKVFKAVIQWVKYDLDERKAYLPELLRNVRLALLPSECLKEALASEDLIMVDERNKLVLDEAIQCKKKILQNDGVVTSPCARPRKAGHTLLILGGQTFMCDKIYQVDHKAKEIIPKADLPSPRKEFSACAIGCKVYITGGRGSENGVSKDVWVYDTVHEEWSKAAPMLIARFGHGSAELENCLYVVGGHTAVAGVFPASPSVSLKQVEKYDPISNKWTMVAPLRDGVSNAAVVSARLKLFVFGGTSIHRDMVSKVQCYDPAENRWMIKAECPQPWRYTAAAVLGSQIFIMGGDTEFTAASAYRFDCETDQWTRIGDMTAKRMSCHALASGNKLYVVGGYFGTQRCKTLDCYDPTSDTWNCITTVPYSLIPTAFVSTWKHLPS, encoded by the coding sequence ATGTCAGTCAGCGTCCACGAGAACCGTAAATCCCGGACTAGCACCGGCTCCATGAACATCTTGCTTTTTCACAAAGCTTCTCACCCGGACTGCGTCTTGTCCCATCTGAACACCCTGCGGAAGCACTGCATGTTCACCGATGTCACCCTTTGGGCAGGAAACAGGTCGTTCCCATGTCACCGGGCAGTGCTGGCTGCCTCCAGCAGGTACTTTGAAGCCATGTTTAGCAACGGCCTCCGGGAGAGCCTGGATGATGAGGTGAACTTCCATGACAGCCTCCACCCAGAGGTGCTGGAGCTACTGCTGGACTTTGCTTATTCCTCTCGGATCATCATCAATGAGGAGAATGCTGAGTCCCTCCTGGAGGCTGGAGACATGCTGCAGTTCCATGATGTCCGAGACGCGGCGGCTGAGTTCCTGGAGAAGAACCTCTACCCTTCCAATTGCCTGGGCATGATGCTGCTCTCGGATGCTCATCAGTGCCGGCGGCTCTATGAGCTCTCCTGGAGGATGTGCCTGGTCAACTTTGAGACTGTTCACAAGAGTGAGGACTTCAACAACCTTTCCAAGGACACTCTGCTGGACCTCATCTCCAGTGATGAGCTGGAAATTGAGGATGAAGAAAAGGTCTTTAAGGCTGTCATCCAGTGGGTGAAATACGATCTGGATGAGCGAAAGGCTTATCTCCCAGAACTTCTGAGGAACGTTCGTCTGGCCTTGCTTCCTTCTGAATGCCTCAAGGAAGCCTTGGCTTCTGAGGACTTGATCATGGTGGATGAAAGGAACAAACTTGTCTTGGACGAAGCAATTCAGTGCAAGAAGAAGATCCTCCAGAATGATGGGGTGGTCACCAGTCCCTGTGCCAGGCCTCGCAAAGCTGGGCACACGTTGCTGATCCTGGGAGGACAGACCTTCATGTGTGATAAGATCTACCAAGTGGATcacaaagcaaaggaaattatCCCCAAAGCAGACCTGCCCAGTCCACGGAAGGAGTTTAGTGCCTGTGCCATCGGCTGCAAAGTATATATCACTGGAGGCAGGGGCTCGGAGAATGGGGTCTCAAAAGACGTATGGGTGTATGACACCGTTCATGAGGAATGGTCAAAAGCTGCCCCAATGTTAATAGCTCGGTTTGGGCACGGCTCGGCTGAATTGGAAAACTGCCTGTATGTGGTTGGCGGTCACACTGCAGTAGCTGGAGTCTTTCCTGCATCTCCTTCTGTCTCCTTGAAGCAAGTGGAGAAGTACGATCCCATATCCAACAAATGGACAATGGTGGCTCCTTTGAGAGATGGAGTGAGCAACGCTGCGGTGGTGAGTGCCAGGCTCAAGCTTTTTGTCTTTGGCGGGACCAGCATTCACCGAGACATGGTATCCAAAGTCCAGTGCTATGATCCAGCTGAGAATCGGTGGATGATCAAAGCCGAATGCCCACAGCCCTGGCGCTATACAGCAGCCGCTGTCCTGGGCAGCCAGATTTTCATCATGGGAGGAGACACCGAGTTCACGGCAGCATCCGCCTACCGCTTTGACTGCGAAACGGACCAGTGGACACGAATTGGGGACATGACAGCCAAGCGCATGTCATGCCACGCTTTGGCCTCGGGGAATAAACTCTACGTGGTGGGGGGTTACTTTGGCACTCAGAGGTGCAAAACGCTGGACTGCTACGACCCTACGTCAGACACGTGGAACTGTATCACAACGGTGCCTTACTCGCTCATCCCCACAGCTTTTGTCAGCACGTGGAAGCACTTGCCATCATGA